The Leucobacter rhizosphaerae genome includes a region encoding these proteins:
- a CDS encoding Gfo/Idh/MocA family protein: MSTREGADGPSAPSAHDAHRAPGALPEPLVPDPLTGPSLRWGILGSGWIAARFVEALQASTNQRVVAVGSRTLARAEEFARDHGIAEAHGSYEALVAADIDVVYVATGHLDHLAHATLALEAGRPVLVEKPMTPRLADTQRLVELARARGLFAMEAVWTLALPRTCVVRQVLASGMLGEIVEVQATIGERLVDHHRAMDPAQGGGAMNDLGTYPLMFVSEVLPDLRVEAVVGHRHPEHGAIGQFHALLGDGAGRQATVSASMLADTPTTAFIAGTEATLTLDAPFYHPGPVTVRFHDGRELRYTEPALGHTQLFWEALEVARCIDAGLTESPLRPLDRTLETIALMERSRELMRDPLAG, encoded by the coding sequence ATGAGCACGCGCGAGGGAGCCGACGGGCCGAGCGCGCCAAGCGCGCACGACGCCCACCGAGCGCCCGGCGCCCTGCCCGAGCCGCTGGTGCCCGATCCGCTCACCGGCCCCTCGCTGCGGTGGGGGATCCTCGGCAGCGGCTGGATCGCGGCACGCTTCGTCGAGGCGCTGCAGGCGTCGACGAATCAGCGGGTCGTGGCCGTGGGCTCCCGCACGCTCGCGCGCGCCGAGGAGTTCGCGCGCGATCACGGGATCGCGGAGGCGCACGGGTCGTACGAGGCGCTCGTCGCGGCCGACATCGACGTCGTGTACGTTGCGACCGGGCACCTCGACCACCTCGCGCACGCGACCCTGGCGCTCGAGGCGGGCAGGCCGGTGCTCGTCGAGAAACCGATGACCCCGCGCCTCGCGGACACGCAGCGCCTCGTCGAGCTCGCCCGAGCGCGCGGGCTCTTCGCCATGGAGGCCGTCTGGACGCTCGCGCTGCCCCGCACCTGCGTGGTGCGTCAGGTGCTGGCGTCGGGCATGCTCGGCGAGATCGTGGAGGTGCAGGCGACCATCGGCGAGCGCCTCGTCGACCACCACCGCGCGATGGACCCCGCGCAGGGCGGCGGCGCGATGAACGATCTCGGCACCTACCCCCTCATGTTCGTCTCCGAGGTGCTCCCCGACCTGCGGGTCGAGGCGGTCGTCGGCCATCGGCACCCCGAGCACGGCGCGATCGGGCAGTTCCACGCGCTGCTCGGAGACGGCGCGGGGCGGCAGGCGACGGTGAGCGCGTCGATGCTCGCGGACACCCCGACGACCGCGTTCATCGCCGGCACGGAGGCCACGCTGACGCTCGACGCACCGTTCTACCACCCGGGCCCCGTGACCGTGCGCTTCCACGACGGGCGCGAACTGCGGTACACCGAGCCCGCGCTGGGGCACACGCAGCTCTTCTGGGAGGCGCTCGAGGTCGCGCGCTGCATCGATGCGGGCCTCACAGAGTCGCCGCTCAGGCCGCTCGATCGCACCCTCGAGACCATTGCGCTGATGGAGCGCAGCCGTGAGCTGATGAGGGATCCGCTCGCCGGGTGA
- a CDS encoding Gfo/Idh/MocA family protein codes for MRIGIIGTGVMGAFHVQLLHEQVSGATVTAVADPDLERANTVVAAIPGATAFSDPLDLIAHPEVDAVLIASPDVLHAEQTLACIAAGKPALCEKPLSTSVEDAERVVAAHRAAVGDGVPLVHQGFMRRFDPGYVAQKRAIDSGAHGRPVMVHSVGRGVSTGPGATDETVIYNSAIHDLDIVPWLLGAPVTAVSWHAPETPSSTSGGLREPFILLLRTADGALSTVENSLNARYGYDMRSEVVCETGVVAITEPHRIVVSTELTSRTDVPVDFRPRYEDAYRLELQEWVTAMTEGRAPTLATVEDGAQATRVAAAAVASMHSGGGFVAVEAAR; via the coding sequence ATGCGTATCGGCATCATCGGCACCGGCGTCATGGGCGCGTTTCACGTGCAACTTCTGCACGAGCAGGTCTCCGGGGCAACCGTCACGGCGGTGGCGGATCCCGATCTGGAGCGTGCGAACACGGTCGTCGCGGCGATTCCGGGCGCCACGGCGTTCAGCGACCCGCTCGACCTCATCGCGCACCCCGAGGTGGATGCGGTGCTGATCGCGTCGCCCGACGTGCTCCACGCCGAGCAGACTCTCGCCTGCATCGCCGCCGGCAAGCCCGCGCTCTGCGAGAAGCCGCTGTCGACCTCCGTCGAGGACGCGGAGCGGGTCGTCGCGGCCCACCGCGCCGCCGTCGGCGACGGGGTGCCGCTCGTCCACCAGGGGTTCATGCGCCGCTTCGACCCGGGCTATGTGGCGCAGAAACGCGCCATCGATTCCGGCGCGCACGGCCGCCCGGTCATGGTGCACTCGGTCGGGCGCGGGGTCTCCACCGGCCCCGGCGCCACCGACGAGACGGTGATCTACAACTCCGCGATCCACGACCTCGACATCGTGCCGTGGCTGCTCGGCGCACCCGTCACGGCCGTGAGCTGGCACGCCCCCGAGACGCCGAGTTCGACCAGCGGCGGGCTGCGGGAGCCGTTCATCCTGCTCCTGCGCACGGCCGACGGCGCGCTCTCGACCGTGGAGAACTCCCTCAACGCCCGCTACGGCTACGACATGCGCTCCGAGGTCGTGTGCGAAACGGGGGTGGTGGCGATCACCGAGCCGCACCGCATCGTGGTGTCGACCGAGCTCACCTCCCGCACCGACGTGCCGGTCGACTTCCGACCGCGCTACGAGGACGCCTACCGGCTCGAGCTGCAGGAGTGGGTCACGGCCATGACCGAGGGTCGGGCACCGACGCTCGCCACGGTGGAGGACGGCGCGCAGGCGACGCGCGTGGCGGCCGCGGCCGTCGCGTCGATGCACTCCGGTGGCGGATTCGTCGCGGTGGAGGCCGCCCGATGA
- a CDS encoding metal ABC transporter substrate-binding protein, with protein sequence MPHSLSSRSPRSLTLAGLALAAGAALTLTACGGASSAADGGSGDTLKVVATTTQLTDFAAQVGGDDIELTGLLPAGASAHHFDPTPADLLALGQADVLVVNGAGLETFVDSAVEASGFTGTVITAADGIDEALAKEITAESGEEAGHDHDHATEESATDEHAAEDHTADEHADHDHAAEDHATDEHAEEEHDHDHGDLNPHIWTSPRFAEGMVTEIAAGFAAADPDHADAFTERADAYVAQLQDLDTWIAAQFERVPEADRVIVSGHDSLGYYLHDYGIAFAGSILPSFEDNAEPSAADIDALVASIRERGVRAIFVESSMSPKLAQTIAQEAGVEVVDAESLYADSLGVADSGADTYLDATIHNTRLILESWGAEAEELPDTLQS encoded by the coding sequence ATGCCCCACTCGCTGTCCTCCCGTTCGCCCCGCTCGCTCACGCTCGCGGGCCTTGCGCTCGCCGCAGGTGCGGCACTCACCCTGACCGCCTGCGGCGGTGCGTCCAGCGCGGCCGACGGCGGGTCCGGCGACACGCTCAAGGTGGTGGCGACCACCACGCAGCTGACCGACTTCGCGGCGCAGGTCGGCGGCGACGACATCGAACTGACGGGGCTGCTCCCCGCGGGCGCCTCCGCGCACCACTTCGACCCGACTCCCGCGGACCTCCTGGCGCTCGGCCAGGCCGACGTGCTCGTCGTCAACGGTGCCGGGCTCGAGACCTTCGTCGACAGCGCCGTGGAGGCCTCCGGCTTCACCGGCACCGTGATCACGGCGGCGGACGGCATCGACGAGGCGCTCGCGAAGGAGATCACGGCGGAGAGCGGCGAGGAGGCGGGGCACGACCACGACCACGCCACCGAGGAGTCGGCCACCGACGAGCACGCGGCCGAGGATCATACGGCCGACGAGCACGCCGACCATGATCACGCGGCTGAGGATCACGCGACCGACGAGCACGCCGAGGAGGAGCACGATCACGATCACGGCGATCTGAACCCGCACATCTGGACCTCCCCGCGCTTCGCCGAGGGTATGGTGACCGAGATCGCGGCGGGCTTCGCCGCCGCCGATCCCGACCACGCGGACGCGTTCACGGAGCGTGCCGACGCCTACGTCGCGCAGCTGCAGGATCTCGACACCTGGATCGCGGCGCAGTTCGAGCGGGTGCCCGAGGCCGACCGCGTGATCGTCAGCGGGCACGACTCGCTCGGCTACTACCTGCACGACTACGGCATCGCGTTCGCCGGGTCGATCCTGCCGAGCTTCGAGGACAACGCCGAGCCGAGCGCCGCCGACATCGATGCGCTCGTCGCCAGCATCCGCGAGCGCGGGGTGCGCGCGATCTTCGTCGAGTCGTCGATGAGCCCGAAGCTCGCCCAGACGATCGCGCAGGAGGCCGGAGTCGAGGTCGTCGACGCCGAGTCCCTCTACGCCGACTCCCTCGGGGTGGCCGACAGCGGCGCCGACACTTACCTCGACGCGACGATCCACAACACCCGATTGATTCTCGAGAGCTGGGGCGCGGAGGCGGAGGAGCTTCCCGATACGCTGCAGTCATGA
- a CDS encoding SDR family oxidoreductase has product MQDRVVLVTGGTQGLGLAIAQAAAREGASGVAIVGRNAEKAERAAEGIRASGRDADVTTEVLPIVADLGVDGEAERAVAETIARFGRVDSLVNAAGATSRGTLLDTTRELLTEHLTLNITVPFMTMQGAVADMRRRGAPGTILNIITMSMHGGQPYLAPYVASKAGLAGLTKNAAFAHRFDRIRINGLNIGWTATPGEAVTQQTFHGADDGWLAEASAAQPMGKLGQPDEIADAVVFLLSERSGVVTGSIIDWDQNVPGAYE; this is encoded by the coding sequence ATGCAGGACAGGGTGGTGCTCGTCACGGGCGGCACGCAGGGGCTCGGCCTCGCGATCGCGCAGGCCGCGGCGCGCGAGGGCGCGAGCGGCGTGGCGATCGTCGGCCGAAACGCCGAGAAGGCCGAGCGCGCCGCCGAGGGGATCCGCGCGAGCGGACGCGATGCCGACGTCACGACCGAGGTGCTCCCGATCGTCGCCGACCTCGGTGTCGACGGGGAGGCGGAGCGCGCGGTCGCGGAGACGATCGCCCGCTTCGGCCGGGTCGACAGCCTCGTCAACGCGGCCGGCGCGACGAGCCGCGGCACCCTGCTCGACACGACGCGCGAGCTCCTCACCGAGCACCTCACCCTGAACATCACGGTGCCGTTCATGACCATGCAGGGCGCGGTCGCGGACATGCGCCGACGGGGTGCCCCCGGCACGATCCTGAACATCATCACGATGTCGATGCACGGCGGTCAGCCCTACCTCGCCCCGTACGTCGCGTCGAAGGCCGGCCTCGCGGGGCTCACGAAGAACGCCGCCTTCGCGCACCGCTTCGATCGGATCCGGATCAACGGGCTCAATATCGGCTGGACGGCCACCCCCGGGGAAGCCGTGACGCAGCAGACCTTCCACGGCGCCGACGACGGCTGGCTCGCGGAGGCGTCCGCCGCGCAGCCGATGGGCAAACTCGGGCAGCCGGACGAGATCGCGGACGCCGTCGTGTTCCTACTCAGCGAGCGCAGCGGCGTGGTGACGGGATCCATCATCGACTGGGACCAGAACGTGCCCGGCGCCTACGAGTAG
- a CDS encoding metal ABC transporter ATP-binding protein, whose translation MTSALSFHDAAFGYAGVTRVERLSLEIPSGAAVALIGPNGSGKSTLLRGVLGLADLTAGRVEVLGDTPARARRHIGSLPQADSRDTTLPVSLRQVVTMGLYRSVGPLGRIGRAGRAAVTEALERVGLGAFAGRRFGELSGGQQQRGILARALVSNPKLLLLDEPFNGLDRENREVLLELVRGLREEGRTVLVSTHDLEIAQAACSHVLLLASGHTPGQPGHPAGFGTVEDALTLDAVQHAFQDATVELDHHTVTTTRETE comes from the coding sequence ATGACCTCCGCGCTCTCCTTCCACGACGCGGCGTTCGGCTACGCCGGAGTCACGCGCGTCGAGCGACTGAGCCTGGAGATCCCGAGCGGCGCCGCGGTCGCGCTCATCGGCCCCAACGGTTCGGGTAAATCGACGCTGCTGCGGGGAGTGCTCGGTCTCGCCGACCTCACCGCCGGCCGCGTCGAGGTGCTCGGTGACACCCCGGCGCGGGCGCGCCGCCACATCGGGTCGCTGCCGCAAGCAGACAGCCGCGACACCACCCTGCCCGTGTCGCTCCGGCAAGTGGTCACGATGGGCCTGTACCGCAGCGTCGGTCCGCTCGGCCGCATCGGGCGCGCGGGCCGCGCCGCGGTGACGGAGGCGCTCGAGCGCGTCGGGCTCGGGGCGTTCGCGGGGCGCCGCTTCGGCGAGCTCTCGGGTGGCCAGCAGCAGCGCGGGATCCTCGCGCGGGCGCTGGTCTCGAACCCGAAGCTGCTGCTGCTCGACGAACCGTTCAACGGACTCGATCGCGAGAACCGCGAGGTGCTGCTCGAGCTCGTCCGCGGACTTCGCGAGGAGGGCCGCACCGTGCTCGTGTCGACCCACGACCTGGAGATCGCGCAGGCGGCGTGCTCCCATGTGCTCCTGCTCGCGAGCGGGCACACCCCCGGGCAGCCGGGGCACCCCGCCGGGTTCGGCACGGTGGAGGACGCGCTGACGCTCGACGCGGTGCAGCACGCGTTCCAGGACGCGACGGTGGAGCTGGACCACCACACGGTGACCACCACCCGGGAGACCGAGTGA
- a CDS encoding metal ABC transporter permease has translation MIPVLLGTDFTPFDVFALPFMWRALVTVAVLALAAGIIGLFISFRELEFVSDGLVHAVFPGLVVGAALGGSAGLLPGAVVAAILAAVLFTVIDHRGGTGTDAAIAVVLTGLFSLGVVLVSRQEGYVSQLQELLFGRLLTVTDGQLWQIVVVAVVAVGIVLVNWRAQLFRAFDPAGFAAAGFRPLATDLTLSVAVALLVVAGVQALGVLMVIALLTVPMATARLLTRGFSLLIPLAILTPLLAGVAGLWLSFEWSVGAGATVSPGAVVVLLLVAGYGIAALARVLLRSRGAR, from the coding sequence GTGATCCCCGTGCTCCTCGGCACGGACTTCACGCCGTTCGACGTCTTCGCGCTGCCCTTCATGTGGCGCGCGCTCGTCACCGTCGCCGTGCTCGCGCTCGCCGCGGGCATCATCGGCCTCTTCATCAGCTTCCGCGAGCTCGAGTTCGTGAGCGACGGCCTGGTCCACGCGGTCTTCCCGGGCCTCGTGGTGGGCGCCGCCCTCGGGGGTTCGGCCGGGCTGCTCCCCGGCGCCGTCGTCGCGGCGATCCTCGCCGCCGTGCTCTTCACCGTCATCGACCACCGGGGCGGCACCGGCACGGACGCCGCCATCGCCGTGGTGCTCACCGGACTCTTCAGCCTCGGCGTGGTGCTCGTGTCGCGGCAGGAAGGGTATGTCTCCCAGCTGCAGGAGCTGCTCTTCGGGCGCCTGCTCACCGTGACCGACGGCCAGCTGTGGCAGATCGTCGTGGTCGCGGTGGTCGCGGTCGGGATCGTGCTCGTGAACTGGCGCGCGCAGCTCTTCCGCGCGTTCGACCCGGCCGGGTTCGCGGCCGCCGGCTTCCGTCCGCTCGCCACCGACCTCACGCTCAGCGTGGCCGTGGCGCTCCTCGTGGTCGCCGGGGTGCAGGCGCTCGGCGTGCTCATGGTGATCGCGCTGCTCACCGTGCCGATGGCGACCGCGCGCCTCCTCACCCGCGGCTTCTCGCTGCTGATCCCGCTCGCGATCCTCACCCCGCTGCTCGCCGGGGTCGCCGGGCTGTGGCTCTCCTTCGAGTGGTCGGTCGGCGCGGGTGCGACGGTGTCGCCGGGCGCGGTCGTCGTGCTGCTGCTCGTCGCGGGGTACGGGATCGCGGCGCTCGCGCGCGTGCTGCTGCGGAGCCGGGGGGCGCGATGA
- a CDS encoding amidase, which produces MSAIAGTTPAGTALPHTALALREALRDGSLSVTEVVAHHLSALEAGSELGAFVSVSADAALREAAVADRRGLRARRSGAPPPPLHGMPTAHKDLVDVAGSVTTHGSAAVPHAPATADGPGVAVLRRAGAISLGKTQVPEFGLTGYSENLIADPARNPHDPARTAGGSSGGSAAAVAAGLLPLAPGSDGGGSIRIPALACGLIGLKPGLGALPTDLTHGTHDGFGTPRLTVSGPLARDTADAAVLFDAMRGIPGEPSLSAVRAADGLSRLRIGISTASPFEAAHPVPYSAEALAALARAARLLEDRRHRVEEAEFTSDPGYADAFTTAWTAGLSLLQFSAAEVERLTPLTRAFRERALSRSDTTHHRAAARLRAFAAEARTQWGRYDAVLTPGLAFAPPRIGAFTSRSPDDDYRLQCEWAPLTSIVNVSGLPAIAVPIGPEYWTGVQLIGRPGSETQLLQLATQLTTR; this is translated from the coding sequence ATGAGCGCCATCGCCGGCACGACGCCTGCAGGCACGGCGCTGCCCCACACTGCACTCGCCCTCCGCGAGGCGCTGCGCGACGGGTCGCTCTCGGTCACCGAGGTCGTCGCGCACCACCTCTCCGCGCTCGAGGCGGGGAGCGAGCTCGGGGCGTTCGTCTCGGTCTCTGCCGACGCCGCCCTGCGCGAGGCCGCAGTCGCCGACCGACGCGGCCTGCGCGCCCGCCGATCCGGCGCACCGCCGCCCCCGCTGCACGGCATGCCGACCGCGCACAAGGACCTCGTGGACGTCGCCGGATCGGTGACGACCCACGGCAGCGCCGCCGTGCCGCACGCACCCGCGACCGCTGACGGCCCGGGCGTCGCGGTGCTGCGTCGCGCGGGCGCGATCTCGCTCGGCAAGACCCAGGTGCCCGAGTTCGGGCTGACGGGATACTCCGAGAACCTCATCGCCGACCCCGCGCGCAACCCCCACGATCCCGCCCGCACGGCGGGCGGATCCTCCGGCGGCTCCGCGGCGGCCGTCGCGGCGGGGCTGCTCCCCCTCGCGCCGGGGAGCGACGGCGGGGGATCGATCCGGATCCCGGCCCTCGCCTGCGGCCTCATCGGACTGAAGCCGGGGCTCGGCGCGCTCCCGACGGACCTCACCCACGGCACGCATGACGGCTTCGGCACCCCGCGACTGACGGTGAGCGGCCCGCTCGCGCGCGACACCGCCGACGCCGCCGTGCTCTTCGACGCGATGCGCGGGATCCCGGGCGAACCCAGCCTCAGCGCGGTACGCGCGGCCGATGGCCTGAGCCGGTTGCGCATCGGGATCAGCACGGCGTCGCCGTTCGAGGCGGCGCACCCGGTGCCGTACTCGGCCGAGGCGCTCGCCGCCCTCGCGCGCGCCGCGCGCCTGCTGGAGGACCGCCGCCATCGCGTCGAGGAGGCGGAGTTCACGTCCGACCCGGGGTACGCCGACGCGTTCACCACGGCCTGGACCGCCGGGCTGTCCCTGCTGCAGTTCTCCGCCGCGGAGGTCGAGCGCCTGACGCCGCTCACCCGCGCGTTCCGCGAGCGCGCCCTCAGCCGATCCGACACCACCCACCACCGAGCCGCCGCCCGGCTCCGCGCGTTCGCCGCCGAGGCGCGCACGCAGTGGGGGCGGTACGACGCGGTGCTCACTCCGGGCCTCGCCTTCGCGCCGCCCCGCATCGGCGCCTTCACCTCGCGCTCCCCCGACGACGACTACCGCCTGCAGTGCGAGTGGGCCCCGCTCACCTCGATAGTGAACGTCTCGGGCCTGCCGGCGATCGCGGTGCCGATCGGGCCGGAGTACTGGACCGGAGTCCAGCTCATCGGCCGCCCGGGGAGCGAGACGCAGCTGCTGCAGCTCGCCACGCAGCTCACGACGCGCTGA
- a CDS encoding Gfo/Idh/MocA family protein, with translation MTAPLRIGMLGASRIAELAIIDASRETGDVLATVAARDPGRARTYAARHGFEGSTDDYAELLADDSLDLIYIGLPNGLHAEWTARALEAGRSVLVEKPFAANLAEFDRVAARLDAAPGWAWEAFHYADHPLLARVLEIVRSGELGALREVRLHMLMPDPGTADPRWSFDLAGGAVMDLGCYSIHALLTLADELGAEPVLRAARATGAAADVRVDATLDAELELPGETPIDVSLRTSMVFDGWDFGLEIVGSAGALHAPNFVKPQEDDRLIVRVGDDSREERTGTGSSYAYQLRRIRSELREGVRDRDRLRRSRRTMALIDELYAASGLPLRPGRLED, from the coding sequence ATGACGGCCCCGCTCCGGATCGGCATGCTGGGGGCGTCCCGGATCGCCGAGCTCGCGATCATCGACGCGAGCCGGGAGACCGGCGATGTCCTCGCCACGGTCGCCGCGCGGGATCCCGGGCGGGCTCGTACCTACGCCGCACGCCACGGCTTCGAGGGATCCACCGACGACTACGCAGAGCTCCTCGCCGACGACAGCCTCGACCTCATCTACATCGGGCTCCCGAACGGACTGCACGCGGAGTGGACGGCCCGGGCGCTGGAGGCCGGCCGGTCGGTGCTCGTCGAGAAGCCGTTCGCCGCGAACCTCGCGGAGTTCGACCGGGTCGCCGCGCGGCTCGATGCCGCTCCGGGCTGGGCCTGGGAGGCGTTCCACTACGCCGATCACCCGCTGCTCGCGCGGGTGCTCGAGATCGTGCGGTCGGGTGAGCTCGGCGCGCTGCGCGAGGTGCGGCTGCACATGCTGATGCCGGATCCCGGCACCGCAGACCCGCGGTGGAGCTTCGATCTCGCCGGGGGCGCCGTCATGGACCTCGGCTGCTACTCGATCCACGCCCTGCTCACCCTCGCCGACGAGCTCGGCGCAGAACCGGTGCTGCGCGCGGCCCGCGCGACCGGCGCCGCGGCGGACGTCCGGGTCGATGCGACCCTCGACGCCGAGCTGGAGCTGCCGGGGGAGACCCCGATCGACGTGTCGCTGCGGACGAGCATGGTGTTCGACGGCTGGGACTTCGGGCTCGAGATCGTCGGCTCGGCCGGTGCCCTGCACGCTCCCAACTTCGTGAAGCCGCAGGAGGACGACCGACTCATCGTGCGGGTCGGCGACGACTCCCGGGAGGAGCGCACCGGCACGGGATCGTCCTACGCCTATCAGCTGCGGCGCATTCGCTCGGAGCTGCGCGAGGGGGTGCGGGATCGCGACCGGCTCCGCCGATCCCGGCGCACCATGGCGCTGATCGATGAGCTGTACGCGGCGAGCGGGCTGCCGCTGCGACCGGGACGCCTGGAAGACTGA
- a CDS encoding sugar phosphate isomerase/epimerase family protein gives MTARIASAPISWGVIEVPGWGLQLDRERVLGEMVSLGITATEFGPEGFLPDAPADRARVLAEAGLSAVGGFFPIVLHRADADPIPAIERELEAYVAAGASTLVLSAVTGTEGYDGAAELTDAEWQTLVENLDRAQRAAAAVGVTATLHPHLGTVVEAPEAVARVLAGSSIGICLDTGHFTLAGGDPVALVREHSDRIVHAHLKDVSLAVAARVRAGGIDYREGVRQGMYQALGRGDARIDVIVAALADAGYDGWYVLEQDTVVESEEDAARALENARASVAFIRGAVA, from the coding sequence ATGACCGCTCGCATCGCATCCGCCCCCATCAGCTGGGGAGTCATCGAGGTCCCGGGATGGGGCCTGCAGCTCGACCGTGAGCGCGTGCTCGGGGAGATGGTCTCGCTCGGGATCACCGCGACCGAGTTCGGCCCCGAGGGGTTCCTCCCCGACGCCCCCGCCGACCGCGCTCGGGTGCTGGCCGAGGCCGGGCTCAGCGCCGTCGGCGGGTTCTTCCCGATCGTGCTGCACCGCGCCGACGCGGATCCGATCCCCGCGATCGAGCGCGAGCTCGAGGCCTACGTCGCCGCGGGCGCGAGCACCCTCGTGCTCTCCGCCGTGACCGGCACCGAGGGCTACGACGGCGCCGCGGAGCTGACCGATGCCGAGTGGCAGACTCTCGTCGAGAACCTCGACCGCGCCCAGCGCGCCGCCGCGGCCGTCGGCGTCACGGCGACCCTGCACCCCCACCTGGGCACGGTCGTCGAAGCCCCCGAGGCGGTGGCGCGGGTCCTCGCGGGATCCTCGATCGGCATCTGCCTCGACACGGGGCACTTCACCCTCGCCGGCGGTGATCCCGTCGCGCTCGTGCGCGAGCACTCCGACCGCATCGTGCACGCCCACCTCAAAGACGTGAGCCTGGCGGTCGCCGCCCGGGTGCGCGCCGGGGGGATCGACTACCGCGAGGGGGTGCGGCAGGGCATGTACCAGGCCCTCGGCCGGGGCGACGCGCGCATCGACGTGATCGTGGCGGCGCTCGCGGACGCGGGGTACGACGGCTGGTACGTCCTCGAACAGGACACGGTCGTGGAGTCCGAGGAGGACGCGGCCCGGGCGCTCGAGAACGCCCGGGCGAGCGTCGCGTTCATCCGCGGCGCGGTGGCGTGA
- a CDS encoding metal ABC transporter permease codes for MSYFALAITEIVLLGLLSGVAGTLIVFRRRSFFAVALSHATFPGGVAFAIVGWNLLLGQALFAIVLVLLMTLLGRIPGQGRQVTSGVVLSFGFALGTLLASLNPGLGVPVEALLVGSPLGVNTGDVAATGGVLLVSLALVALTGRRILFHTFDPVGFRAAGFRAWPVELVVTGIIAASIVVAMPAVGAILGVAILIGPAATARLIAPRLAWVPPISAAIGVGSGVLGLWISREFGVAAGGSIGLVVAGVFVVVLAGRSLVGRRGTGTSGAPRSGNFATVGGTRSTREVRDAATQA; via the coding sequence ATGAGCTACTTCGCCCTCGCGATCACCGAGATCGTGCTGCTCGGCCTCCTCTCCGGCGTCGCCGGCACCCTCATCGTGTTCCGGCGCCGATCGTTCTTCGCGGTCGCGCTGAGTCACGCCACCTTCCCGGGCGGGGTGGCCTTCGCCATCGTCGGCTGGAACCTGCTGCTCGGGCAGGCCCTCTTCGCGATCGTCCTCGTGCTGCTGATGACCCTTCTCGGCCGGATCCCGGGGCAGGGCCGTCAGGTCACGAGCGGTGTGGTGCTGTCGTTCGGCTTCGCGCTCGGCACGCTGCTCGCGAGCCTCAACCCGGGGCTCGGAGTGCCGGTCGAGGCGCTGCTCGTGGGCTCGCCCCTCGGAGTGAATACGGGCGACGTCGCGGCGACGGGCGGGGTGCTGCTCGTGTCGCTGGCGCTCGTGGCGCTGACCGGTCGGCGGATCCTCTTCCACACCTTCGACCCCGTCGGCTTCCGCGCCGCGGGCTTCCGCGCGTGGCCGGTCGAGCTGGTCGTGACCGGGATCATCGCCGCGTCGATCGTCGTCGCGATGCCCGCCGTCGGCGCGATCCTGGGGGTCGCGATCCTCATCGGCCCCGCCGCGACGGCCCGCCTCATCGCCCCCCGCCTGGCCTGGGTGCCGCCCATCTCCGCGGCGATCGGCGTCGGCAGCGGGGTGCTCGGGCTCTGGATCTCGCGCGAGTTCGGCGTCGCCGCCGGCGGGTCGATCGGGCTCGTGGTCGCGGGGGTGTTCGTCGTGGTGCTCGCGGGCCGATCGCTCGTCGGGCGCCGGGGCACCGGGACCTCGGGCGCGCCGAGATCGGGGAACTTCGCTACGGTGGGGGGAACACGTTCGACGCGGGAGGTGCGGGATGCAGCAACC